Proteins encoded in a region of the Streptomyces sp. NBC_00513 genome:
- a CDS encoding bifunctional diguanylate cyclase/phosphodiesterase produces the protein MGELRSGLEDRIARFATIWGRAIFPVTATSLTRPEFERHLVPLTRTLTEALHARPFDAAIAQRVGAELVAVHCTDPEALAGTLGVVESYLVLYCGPDGAGVEGTEEYRARCARLQHGIAAGFARALRERTLKEQEAIARSALTARIDAQKALHASEARFRAVFEGAAIGIGIADLQGNVLEVNDTLLQMFGGLEGHVRGRNVSDWGHPDDTPHVWRMYGELVRGEREHYRVEKPYYRHDGTVLWTNLTVSLLRDAEGRPQYQLALMEDTTERRLLNLRLRYEATHDALTGLPNRTLFFERLEKALNGAGGSRFGLCYLDLDGFKAVNDSLGHSAGDRLLVEVADRLESCATGPGEVVARLGGDEFVALTTGSDTEEKVTELAVRILSALSTPIRLEGRELTVRGSIGIVEGPAGERTPAEVLRSADITMYRAKAAGGNRFEFADEEADARAITRHGLTNALPAALERGEFFIEYQPLVHMHDGSVHGAEALVRWSHPQYGVLGPDRFIPLAERTGLIVPLGRWVLEESVRQACNWQRQYGGSALRINVNLSPTQLHHPGLVADTVRVLEASGLAPGALCLEVTESALIGADDELLEPLRRLAALGVDIALDDFGTGYSNLANLRRLPVSVLKLDRSFTQGMQHQPANPVDVKIVEGIVALAHSLELAVTVEGVETGAQAAQLRDLGCDTAQGWYYARPGAPDRIHTLSLSDAVPTP, from the coding sequence GTGGGAGAGCTGCGGAGCGGGTTGGAGGACCGGATCGCGCGCTTCGCGACGATCTGGGGGCGCGCCATCTTCCCGGTCACCGCCACGTCGCTGACCAGGCCGGAGTTCGAACGACACCTCGTCCCGCTCACCCGTACCCTCACCGAGGCACTGCACGCGCGCCCCTTCGACGCGGCCATCGCCCAGCGGGTCGGCGCCGAACTCGTCGCCGTGCACTGCACCGACCCGGAAGCCCTGGCCGGGACCCTCGGCGTGGTCGAGTCGTACCTCGTCCTGTACTGCGGCCCGGACGGCGCCGGAGTGGAGGGCACCGAGGAGTACCGGGCCCGCTGCGCCAGGCTCCAGCACGGCATCGCTGCCGGATTCGCCCGGGCGCTGCGCGAACGCACCCTCAAGGAGCAGGAGGCCATCGCCCGCTCCGCCCTGACCGCCCGCATCGACGCCCAGAAGGCCCTGCACGCCAGCGAGGCACGCTTCCGGGCCGTATTCGAGGGCGCCGCGATCGGCATCGGCATCGCGGACCTCCAGGGCAACGTGCTGGAGGTCAACGACACCCTGCTGCAGATGTTCGGCGGCCTCGAAGGACACGTCCGGGGCCGCAACGTCAGCGATTGGGGCCACCCCGACGACACCCCGCACGTCTGGCGGATGTACGGCGAGCTGGTGCGCGGGGAGCGCGAGCACTACCGGGTGGAGAAGCCCTATTACCGGCACGACGGAACGGTGCTGTGGACCAACCTGACGGTGTCGCTGTTGCGTGACGCCGAGGGACGGCCGCAGTACCAACTGGCCCTCATGGAGGACACCACCGAGCGCCGGCTGCTCAACCTGCGGCTGCGCTACGAGGCCACTCACGACGCCCTGACCGGCCTGCCCAACCGGACGCTCTTCTTCGAGCGCCTGGAGAAGGCCCTCAACGGGGCCGGTGGCAGCCGCTTCGGCCTGTGCTACCTGGACCTCGACGGCTTCAAGGCGGTCAACGACAGTCTCGGACACTCGGCGGGCGACCGACTGCTGGTGGAGGTCGCCGACCGGCTGGAGAGCTGTGCGACCGGGCCCGGCGAGGTCGTCGCGCGCCTCGGCGGCGACGAGTTCGTCGCGCTGACCACCGGGTCCGACACCGAGGAGAAGGTGACGGAACTGGCGGTCCGCATCCTCTCCGCGCTCTCCACCCCGATCCGGTTGGAGGGTCGGGAGCTGACCGTCCGGGGCAGCATCGGCATCGTCGAGGGCCCGGCGGGCGAACGCACCCCGGCGGAGGTGCTGCGCAGCGCCGACATCACGATGTACCGGGCCAAGGCGGCCGGCGGGAACCGTTTCGAGTTCGCCGACGAGGAGGCCGACGCCCGCGCCATCACCCGCCACGGGCTGACCAACGCCCTCCCGGCGGCGCTGGAACGCGGCGAGTTCTTCATCGAGTACCAGCCGCTGGTGCACATGCACGACGGCAGCGTCCACGGCGCGGAGGCCCTGGTGCGCTGGTCGCACCCGCAGTACGGGGTACTCGGCCCGGACCGCTTCATCCCGCTGGCCGAGCGCACCGGACTGATCGTGCCCCTCGGCCGCTGGGTCCTGGAGGAGTCCGTCCGACAAGCCTGCAACTGGCAGCGCCAGTACGGCGGCTCGGCCCTGCGGATCAACGTCAACCTGTCGCCGACCCAGCTCCACCACCCCGGCCTGGTCGCCGACACCGTCCGGGTCCTGGAGGCCTCCGGGCTGGCCCCGGGCGCGCTGTGCCTGGAGGTCACCGAGTCGGCGTTGATCGGAGCCGACGACGAACTCCTCGAACCGCTGCGCCGGCTCGCGGCACTCGGCGTGGACATCGCCCTCGACGACTTCGGCACCGGCTACTCCAACCTGGCCAACCTGCGCCGCCTCCCGGTCAGCGTCCTGAAGCTGGACCGCTCCTTCACCCAGGGGATGCAGCACCAACCGGCCAACCCCGTAGACGTCAAGATCGTCGAGGGGATCGTCGCCCTGGCTCACAGCCTCGAACTCGCCGTGACCGTCGAGGGCGTGGAGACCGGGGCCCAGGCCGCCCAACTGCGGGACCTCGGCTGCGACACCGCGCAGGGCTGGTACTACGCCCGCCCCGGCGCCCCGGATCGCATCCACACGCTCTCCCTCTCGGACGCGGTCCCCACTCCCTGA
- a CDS encoding FAD-dependent monooxygenase, translating to MTDVLIAGSGPTGLTLACDLARRGVSVRVIDQRTSPHHESRGKSLNQDGLKVMTDLGVAGRLAAVGIPNLTFRKYFDGAHVNDTPVPEFLFMGQWQIESVLRDRLAEFGVHVEYGAGLTAVRQDTAGVEAELSDGRVIRAGHLAGCDGGRSTTRTLLGIPFEGTSEEEQAMVIGDVTAPGLGRDVWHQWFTSDGGVMMLCPIPETDTFQLQASRERDEHGRPLPPSLESFQRLFDRHARMPGIRLGEATWLSTWRVNVRMATRIRQGRVFLAGDAAHVQPIAGGLGMNTGIQDAAALARTLAAALDEEPGPAREGALGAYEAERLPAAAEVLTETVRRHRRVLAAVRTAGNGTETGRG from the coding sequence ATGACCGACGTTCTGATTGCGGGTTCCGGCCCGACCGGCTTGACGCTCGCTTGCGACCTGGCACGCCGCGGCGTTTCCGTGCGGGTCATCGACCAGCGCACCTCGCCGCACCACGAGTCTCGCGGCAAGTCCCTGAACCAGGACGGCCTCAAGGTCATGACGGACCTCGGCGTCGCCGGGCGACTGGCGGCCGTCGGCATTCCGAACCTGACGTTCCGCAAGTACTTCGACGGCGCCCATGTCAATGACACCCCCGTCCCCGAGTTCCTGTTCATGGGCCAGTGGCAGATCGAGTCGGTGCTGCGCGACCGGCTCGCCGAGTTCGGCGTGCACGTCGAGTACGGCGCCGGGCTCACGGCCGTGCGTCAGGACACCGCCGGGGTCGAAGCGGAACTGTCCGACGGCCGGGTGATTCGGGCCGGTCATCTCGCGGGGTGCGATGGCGGACGCAGCACGACCCGCACCCTCCTCGGGATCCCCTTCGAGGGCACGAGCGAGGAGGAACAGGCGATGGTGATCGGGGACGTGACGGCACCGGGGCTCGGTCGGGACGTCTGGCACCAGTGGTTCACCTCGGACGGCGGGGTCATGATGCTCTGCCCGATCCCGGAGACGGACACCTTCCAGCTTCAGGCCTCCCGGGAGCGCGACGAGCACGGCCGGCCGCTGCCACCTTCGTTGGAGAGCTTTCAGCGGCTCTTCGACCGGCACGCCCGGATGCCGGGGATACGACTCGGGGAAGCCACCTGGCTGTCGACCTGGCGGGTCAACGTTCGCATGGCAACCCGGATACGCCAGGGCCGGGTCTTCCTCGCGGGGGACGCGGCCCACGTCCAACCGATCGCCGGAGGGCTGGGCATGAACACCGGAATCCAAGACGCGGCGGCGCTGGCCCGCACACTGGCTGCGGCCCTCGACGAAGAGCCCGGACCCGCCCGAGAGGGGGCTCTCGGCGCATACGAGGCGGAGCGACTTCCGGCGGCGGCCGAGGTCTTGACCGAGACCGTCCGACGACACCGACGGGTGCTGGCCGCAGTGCGCACGGCGGGCAACGGTACGGAGACCGGCCGGGGCTGA
- a CDS encoding TetR/AcrR family transcriptional regulator — protein sequence MENTTGLRESKKLRTRQRLATTALELFLERGFDAVSVTDVAAAAEVSKPTLFRYFPSKEDLILDRFADHQDEAARIVRDREGGQTPVGALHAHFLAGLAERDPITGLCDHPNVLAFQGLLYSTASLESRMAHYTAREVELLGEVLEGESVAPLAARMAATHLVAVRQGLGRANWARIASGVSADDAYAAAVTEADQAFGMLAEGLDAALSRRV from the coding sequence ATGGAAAACACGACAGGTCTCCGCGAGAGCAAGAAACTGCGCACCCGCCAGAGGTTGGCGACCACGGCGCTGGAACTCTTCCTGGAACGAGGCTTCGACGCCGTTTCGGTGACGGATGTCGCCGCCGCGGCCGAGGTCTCCAAACCCACCCTGTTCCGGTACTTCCCGAGCAAGGAGGATCTGATCCTCGACCGCTTCGCGGACCACCAGGACGAGGCGGCGCGCATCGTGCGCGACCGGGAGGGAGGTCAGACCCCGGTGGGCGCCCTGCACGCGCACTTCCTGGCGGGTCTCGCGGAGCGAGATCCGATCACCGGCCTCTGTGACCATCCGAACGTCCTCGCGTTCCAGGGGCTGCTGTACTCCACGGCGAGCCTGGAGAGCCGTATGGCCCACTACACGGCCCGTGAGGTGGAGCTGCTCGGGGAAGTGCTGGAGGGGGAGTCCGTCGCGCCGCTCGCCGCCCGGATGGCGGCCACGCATCTGGTGGCGGTACGTCAGGGGTTGGGGCGGGCGAACTGGGCCCGTATCGCCTCGGGTGTGAGTGCGGACGACGCCTACGCGGCTGCCGTCACCGAGGCCGACCAGGCCTTCGGGATGCTGGCCGAGGGCCTCGACGCGGCCCTGTCCAGACGCGTCTGA
- a CDS encoding LysR family transcriptional regulator, with product MQFQQLVYFVAVAETRHFTRAAEREHVAQPSLSQQIKALERELGAELFSRARGNIALTDAGEALLPLARRILADADTARLEVQELAQLRRGRVRLGATPSVCTGLLPGVLRAFHAAHPGIELLIEESGSLDLVRELARGVLDLALVSLPLPPSAPALTTMELLTEDLVVVSSADLPPPAGGGPLTISALRDEPMVMFRHGYDLRDLTVAACRAAGFEPVFTVEGGEMDAVLGFVRAGLGVAVVPAMVVAHGGPGLRATALAGSPLRRTIALAHRTDVAPPRAARELKRMLLN from the coding sequence ATGCAGTTCCAGCAGCTCGTGTACTTCGTGGCCGTTGCCGAGACCCGGCATTTCACCCGCGCGGCAGAGCGTGAACACGTGGCGCAGCCTTCGCTTTCCCAGCAGATCAAAGCGTTGGAGAGGGAGCTGGGGGCCGAGCTCTTCAGTCGGGCGCGCGGCAACATCGCGCTCACCGACGCGGGCGAGGCCCTGTTGCCGCTGGCCCGACGCATCCTCGCGGACGCCGACACGGCACGGCTGGAGGTACAGGAACTGGCGCAGCTGCGGCGCGGGCGGGTGCGGCTCGGGGCCACGCCGAGCGTGTGCACGGGGCTGCTGCCGGGCGTACTGCGGGCCTTCCACGCCGCCCACCCCGGGATCGAGCTGCTGATCGAGGAGAGCGGCTCACTGGACCTCGTACGGGAATTGGCGCGAGGGGTCTTGGATCTGGCTCTCGTCTCGCTGCCGCTGCCGCCGTCGGCGCCTGCCCTGACCACGATGGAGTTGTTGACGGAGGACCTGGTCGTGGTCTCTTCGGCCGACCTTCCGCCGCCGGCGGGAGGCGGGCCGCTGACGATCTCCGCGTTGCGGGACGAGCCGATGGTGATGTTCCGACACGGCTACGACCTGCGCGACCTGACGGTTGCGGCCTGCCGGGCGGCGGGCTTCGAGCCGGTTTTCACGGTGGAGGGCGGCGAGATGGACGCCGTGCTCGGCTTCGTCCGGGCGGGTCTGGGTGTCGCGGTGGTACCGGCCATGGTGGTCGCCCACGGCGGCCCCGGTTTGCGCGCCACCGCCCTGGCGGGCTCACCCCTGCGCCGCACGATCGCCCTGGCCCACCGCACGGACGTCGCCCCACCCCGCGCGGCCCGGGAACTCAAGCGCATGCTGCTGAACTGA
- a CDS encoding succinate dehydrogenase, producing the protein MALATRTDRRPSTPRTLWDSTVGKKSVMAVSGLIMLGYLVVHMLGNLKIFFGADEFNGYAHWLRTLGSPFLHHEWALWIIRLVLVAAVVAHAVCAYQLSRRDIKARPVKYAHKRRRASYATRTMRWGGIILALFIVWHLLDLTTLTVNERAWAGHPYENVLSTFSTWYGNTIYIVAMAALGLHVRHGFWSAAQTLGAGNARRDRTLKFLADALALVLFAGFVSVPVAVMTGVVS; encoded by the coding sequence ATGGCATTGGCAACCCGGACGGATCGACGGCCGTCCACCCCGCGCACGCTCTGGGACTCCACCGTCGGCAAGAAGTCCGTGATGGCGGTCTCCGGGCTGATCATGCTCGGCTACCTCGTCGTCCACATGCTCGGCAACCTCAAGATCTTCTTCGGCGCGGACGAGTTCAACGGCTACGCCCACTGGCTGCGCACGCTCGGCTCCCCGTTCCTGCACCACGAGTGGGCCCTGTGGATCATCCGCCTCGTACTGGTCGCCGCCGTCGTCGCCCACGCGGTCTGCGCGTACCAGCTCAGCCGCCGCGACATCAAGGCGCGCCCGGTCAAGTACGCCCACAAGCGCCGGCGCGCGAGCTATGCCACCCGCACCATGCGATGGGGTGGAATCATCCTCGCCCTGTTCATCGTGTGGCACCTCCTCGACCTCACCACGCTCACCGTCAACGAGCGCGCCTGGGCCGGCCACCCCTACGAGAACGTGCTGTCCACCTTCTCCACCTGGTACGGCAACACGATCTACATCGTGGCGATGGCGGCCCTCGGTCTGCACGTCCGCCACGGCTTCTGGAGCGCCGCCCAGACCCTCGGCGCCGGCAACGCCCGGCGCGACCGGACCCTGAAGTTCCTGGCCGACGCCCTGGCCCTCGTTCTCTTCGCGGGCTTCGTGTCCGTCCCCGTCGCCGTCATGACCGGAGTGGTGAGCTGA
- a CDS encoding fumarate reductase/succinate dehydrogenase flavoprotein subunit — protein MSTPYADYALGDPIADTKAPEGPIAERWDRRRFEAKLVNPANRRKHTVIVVGTGLAGGAAGATLAEQGYHVVQFCFSDSPRRAHSIAAQGGINAAKNYRNDGDSVHRLFYDTVKGGDFRARESNVHRLAQISVEIIDQCVAQGVPFAREYGGLLDTRSFGGVQVSRTFYARGQTGQQLLLGAYQALSRQIAAGNVEMHARTEMLDLITIDGVARGIVARDLITGTIEAHYADAVVLASGGYGNVFYLSTNAMNSNATAVWRAHRRGAHFANPCFTQIHPTCIPRTGDHQSKLTLMSESLRNDGRIWVPKAEGDTRPAADIPEEERDYYLERIYPSFGNLVPRDIASRAAKNVCDEGRGVGPGGQGVYLDFADAIRRMGKDKVAEKYGNLFDMYERITAENPYEVPMRIYPAVHYTMGGLWVDYDLQTTVPGLFAIGEANFSDHGANRLGASALMQGLGDGYFVLPSTINDYLARRHAEGDGDVLDDHHPEVAAVLRETRDCLAKLLAVDGDRTPDSFHREIGELMWEYCGMARTEAGLRKALARIPEIREEFWKRIKVPGSGAEFNQSLEKANRIVDYLELAELMCLDALHRAESCGGHFREESQTPDGEAARRDEEFGYVAAWQYQGTGAAPVLHKEDLVFEYVHPTQRSYA, from the coding sequence ATGAGCACCCCCTACGCCGACTACGCCCTCGGCGACCCGATCGCCGACACCAAGGCCCCGGAAGGTCCGATCGCCGAACGCTGGGACCGCCGCCGCTTCGAGGCCAAGCTGGTCAACCCGGCGAACCGCCGCAAGCACACCGTCATCGTCGTCGGCACCGGTCTGGCCGGCGGGGCCGCCGGCGCCACCCTCGCCGAACAGGGCTACCACGTCGTCCAGTTCTGCTTCTCCGACTCCCCGCGCCGCGCCCACTCCATCGCCGCGCAGGGCGGCATCAACGCCGCCAAGAACTACCGCAACGACGGCGACTCCGTGCACCGCCTCTTCTACGACACCGTCAAGGGCGGCGACTTCCGCGCCCGCGAGTCCAACGTCCACCGCCTCGCCCAGATCTCCGTCGAGATCATCGACCAGTGCGTCGCCCAGGGCGTCCCCTTCGCCCGCGAGTACGGCGGCCTCCTCGACACCCGTTCCTTCGGCGGCGTCCAGGTCTCCCGCACCTTCTACGCCCGGGGTCAGACCGGACAGCAACTGCTGCTCGGCGCCTACCAGGCGCTGTCCCGACAGATCGCCGCCGGGAACGTCGAGATGCACGCCCGCACCGAGATGCTCGACCTGATCACGATCGACGGCGTGGCCCGGGGCATCGTTGCCCGCGACCTGATCACCGGCACGATCGAGGCCCACTACGCCGACGCGGTGGTCCTGGCGAGCGGGGGCTACGGCAACGTCTTCTACCTCTCCACCAACGCCATGAACTCCAACGCGACGGCCGTCTGGCGGGCGCACCGACGCGGCGCGCACTTCGCCAACCCCTGCTTCACGCAGATCCACCCCACCTGCATCCCGCGCACCGGTGACCACCAGTCGAAGCTGACCCTCATGAGCGAGTCGCTGCGCAACGACGGCCGGATCTGGGTCCCCAAGGCCGAGGGTGACACCCGGCCCGCCGCCGACATCCCCGAGGAGGAGCGCGACTACTACCTGGAGCGGATCTACCCCTCTTTCGGCAACCTCGTGCCCCGCGACATCGCCTCCCGCGCCGCGAAGAACGTCTGCGACGAGGGTCGCGGCGTCGGCCCCGGCGGACAGGGCGTGTACCTCGACTTCGCCGACGCGATCCGCCGCATGGGCAAGGACAAGGTCGCGGAGAAGTACGGCAACCTCTTCGACATGTACGAGCGGATCACCGCGGAGAACCCGTACGAGGTGCCCATGCGGATCTACCCCGCCGTGCACTACACGATGGGCGGACTCTGGGTCGACTACGACCTCCAGACGACCGTCCCCGGCCTGTTCGCGATCGGCGAGGCCAACTTCTCCGACCACGGGGCGAACCGCCTCGGCGCCTCCGCGCTGATGCAGGGTTTGGGCGACGGCTACTTCGTCCTCCCCTCCACCATCAACGACTACCTCGCCCGCCGCCACGCCGAGGGCGACGGCGACGTGTTGGACGACCACCACCCCGAGGTCGCCGCGGTGCTGCGCGAGACCCGCGACTGCCTGGCCAAGCTCCTCGCAGTCGACGGCGACCGGACCCCCGACTCCTTCCACCGGGAGATCGGCGAACTCATGTGGGAGTACTGCGGCATGGCCCGCACCGAAGCCGGTCTGCGCAAGGCGCTGGCCCGCATCCCCGAGATCCGCGAGGAGTTCTGGAAGCGGATCAAGGTCCCGGGCAGCGGAGCCGAGTTCAACCAGTCACTGGAGAAGGCCAATCGCATCGTCGACTACCTGGAACTCGCCGAGTTGATGTGTCTCGACGCCCTCCACCGCGCCGAGTCCTGCGGCGGGCACTTCCGCGAGGAGTCCCAGACCCCGGACGGCGAAGCCGCCCGCCGCGACGAGGAGTTCGGATACGTGGCCGCCTGGCAGTACCAGGGCACCGGCGCCGCACCCGTCCTGCACAAGGAAGACCTCGTCTTCGAGTACGTCCACCCCACCCAGCGGAGCTACGCATGA
- a CDS encoding succinate dehydrogenase/fumarate reductase iron-sulfur subunit — protein sequence MRLTLRVWRQRNPETPGAMASYEVDGISQDMSFLEMLDTLNEDLILRGEDPVAFDHDCREGICGACSLVINGDAHGPERTTTCQLHMRSFADGDTIDVEPWRASAFPVVKDLVVDRSAFDRIIQAGGYITAPTGAAPEAHATAVPKPAADHAFEHAECIGCGACVAACPNGSAMLFTSAKVNHLNVLPQGSPERETRVLDMVARMDDEGFGGCTLTGECATACPKGIPLPSIAAMNKEWLRAVRKG from the coding sequence ATGAGGCTCACCCTGCGCGTCTGGCGCCAGCGCAACCCCGAGACCCCGGGCGCCATGGCCTCCTACGAGGTCGACGGCATCTCCCAGGACATGTCGTTCCTGGAGATGCTCGACACCCTCAACGAGGACCTCATCCTGCGCGGTGAGGACCCGGTCGCCTTCGACCACGACTGCCGCGAGGGCATCTGCGGAGCCTGCAGCCTCGTCATCAACGGTGATGCCCACGGACCCGAGCGCACCACGACCTGCCAGCTCCACATGCGTTCCTTCGCCGACGGGGACACCATCGACGTCGAGCCCTGGCGGGCCTCGGCCTTCCCGGTCGTGAAGGACCTCGTCGTCGACCGCAGCGCCTTCGACCGGATCATCCAGGCCGGCGGCTACATCACCGCCCCCACCGGCGCCGCCCCCGAGGCGCACGCCACCGCCGTGCCCAAGCCGGCCGCCGACCACGCCTTCGAGCACGCGGAGTGCATCGGATGCGGGGCGTGCGTGGCCGCCTGCCCCAACGGCTCGGCCATGCTGTTCACCTCCGCCAAGGTCAACCACCTCAACGTGCTGCCGCAGGGCTCGCCCGAACGCGAGACCCGCGTCCTCGACATGGTGGCCCGGATGGACGACGAGGGGTTCGGCGGCTGCACCCTGACCGGCGAGTGCGCCACGGCCTGCCCCAAGGGCATCCCGCTGCCGTCGATCGCCGCGATGAACAAGGAGTGGCTGCGGGCGGTCCGCAAGGGCTGA
- a CDS encoding histidine phosphatase family protein gives MPEAPVGTGPRRRTVLAAALAPLAVAGCASEEATGPAPGPQALAKDAVVMVIRHGEKPYAGDIGEDEDGNEDRGFLAGRGWRRAEELHRLFPPSRGSVLPRPAAVFATGGKPPAPARCKQTVEALATALKTPVRTEFGVGAEAGLARAALAARMPVLICWEYAGMPRLVRALGAHQVLGVPAIWPDRYDLVWVFTRRRGEWSFRELPQQLLPGDA, from the coding sequence ATGCCAGAAGCCCCCGTCGGGACCGGACCGCGCCGCCGCACCGTGTTGGCCGCCGCCCTCGCCCCGCTCGCGGTGGCCGGCTGCGCCTCCGAGGAAGCCACCGGCCCGGCGCCCGGACCCCAGGCCCTCGCCAAGGACGCCGTCGTGATGGTGATCCGGCACGGGGAGAAGCCGTACGCCGGGGACATCGGCGAGGACGAGGACGGCAACGAGGACCGCGGATTCCTGGCCGGCCGGGGATGGCGCCGCGCCGAGGAACTGCACCGGCTCTTCCCACCGAGCCGCGGCTCGGTGCTGCCCCGACCGGCGGCCGTCTTCGCCACCGGCGGCAAGCCGCCCGCCCCGGCCCGCTGCAAGCAGACCGTCGAGGCGCTGGCCACCGCGCTGAAGACCCCCGTCCGCACCGAGTTCGGCGTCGGCGCCGAAGCGGGCCTGGCCCGCGCCGCCCTGGCCGCTCGGATGCCCGTGCTCATCTGCTGGGAGTACGCGGGCATGCCCCGACTCGTCCGCGCCCTCGGCGCGCACCAGGTCCTCGGGGTCCCCGCGATCTGGCCCGACCGCTACGACCTCGTCTGGGTCTTCACCCGCCGCCGGGGCGAGTGGAGCTTCCGCGAACTCCCGCAGCAACTGCTGCCGGGCGACGCCTGA